CCTTTACTGTCAGTTTGGGATCATAAGCTGAAATCACCTGAATAGGGGTCATTGTATCGTCTTCCCAAGCTAAATCTTGCTCGAAATAACCGATTTTTACTTGTTCTGCGAACTTAAACCTACCGGTAATCCCCTGAATTTCTCCAACCAACGTTTTAAGCAATGTTGATTTCCCGATTCCGTTAAACCCTCTAATCACGAGCTTTTGTCCACCACGGATAGAAAAATTCAGTTTTGGCAACAAAGGCTTATCGTAACCAACCACTAAGTGATCCACTTTAAGCGCTACATGTGACGTACAAGGAAGCTCCTTAAAACGGATAGACGCTTTGGAGACAAAAGTAGGAGCAGCGATTCGTTCCAGCCTATCCAGCTGTTTCTGGCGACCACGGGCAATTTTGGAATTGACACCTGCACCGTTTTTTCGAATGAATAGTTCAGTAGTTTCGATTTTTTTCTGCTGTGCATGATATTGCCGGATATGACTTTCTCGTAAATGTTCCTTCTGCTTCACAAAATCTGAGTATTTCCCATGGTATTTTTTAATCGTTTCCCCTTCAATATCGCAAATACTAGTGGATATTTTATCAAGAAAGGCATAGTTGTGAGATACGACAATGAACGCTTGATTGAATGCAATCAGATATTCAGCGAGCCAGTTAACATGTTCCGTATCCAGATAATTGGTTGGTTCATCGAGCAATAGCACATCAGGTTGTTCAAGTAAAAGCTTGGCCAGTATGACTTTAGTCCGCTGCCCCCCACTTAACTGCTCTATGGGGCGGTCGATTCCAATCGCGTTAATCCCTAGACCCGTAACCATCTTACTGATGTTGCTCTCTAACGAATAGTAGTTTAGCGCTTCTAAACGTTCCTGATAGTCTGCTGCCTTTTGTAATAATAGCTCATTGCCAGTTACAGCGCATTCCTCATAAAGATCATTCATTTTTCGTTCTAGTTCATATAATTCTGAGAAAGCCTGTCTTAAATAATTATGAACCGTACTGTTTCCATCCATGGCAGCATATTGATCGAGATGACCAATTGTAATATTAGGCTGCCACTTTATCATTCCCTCGTCCGGAATCACTTCGCCCGTTAAGATGCTAATCAACGTACTCTTTCCCGTTCCATTCTGTCCAACCACCCCTACATGCTCACCCTTGTACAAATCCATAGAAACCTGTTTGTATAGAACCTTATCGCCAAAAGCATGCGTCAAATTAGAAACCTCAAGTAAACTCATTTCCTATTCCTCTTTTCTGAAATTAATTAAGAACGCAAAAAAAGCAGAAGACACTGCACCCTTAGGTGCAAGCCTTCTGCTTGTCAGTACACGAATGAACGGCACGAACATATAATTGTCAGTGTAGAAACTGAGCAATATAACACAAAAGGCTGTAGACGAAAATTGTCTACAGCCTCTTAATCATTAACATCGAAAGATAGCATTACCAAATAAGCATGACATATCACGCTAAATCGGACTCGCTATCATTCGATGATATAAAAGCAATACGCTTTTGATTAAGCTCCGGACAACGTTTCATCGTTTGTATCCGTATGTTCGGAGCAGCTTCTGGTATATAACTTTACAGTTTCTACATGAATCATGTTAAACCATCCCTTCATTTGGTAACAGTTTAAAACGCATCCCTCTACTTGTCAACCAAGAGCGGAAAATTATAATTATTTTTACTCTCTAATAGTTGAATAACTTCTTTTGCTTTTTGTATCGCTTCTTCTAGAGAATGGATTAAACGATCCGTTACTGTAACAATATCTTCGTACTCTCCAGGTGTATCTAATATTACTTTGATGTTTAATTCTTTTGATCGTTCTGCTGTATTGAAAAGTCGAAGTATGGCACTCATTGAATAGTGCGCAGCTCGTAAGGAACGAATAATCTTCATTCTATTTAATTCTCTTTCAGTATACATGCGATAGCCATTCGGTAATCTGGGAACCGTTAATAAACCATTTCTTTCCCAGTTCCTTAGGATTTCAGATGATAAATTCAACAATTGAGTGACCTCACTCCGAGTATACGTCTGATTAGACAAGGATTCATTGCCACTGAGCCATTGTTCAACCAATTGAATAGCTTCTAGGGCTCGCTGATATTCCTGTTCAAGATGAGCCAAATAGTCATGGGCAAGTTTAAAGGCCAGCTTGAAATCTTTTTTACCACTAGCTTCAACAACCGCACGTGCTTTTGCTCGACTATGACCTTGAATAATCTCACAATGAAAAGCAGTTCTTGCGATTTGAAGCTGAAATAAATGGAGCTCCGAAAATACTCGGTATCCATTATCTGTACGAGGAACAAGTGAAATATACTTCCACTCCTCATAAATGCGAACGGTATTCGGATGTACGTTAACAAGACTCGCGATTTCTTTGGTGCTATACATCCGTACGCCTCCTTCACTTCCATTTAAAAAATTTGATGGTGCCACCTAAACCCATCAATATACATAAACCAAGGATAATAACACTAATGAATATTTGCTGAATAGGCTCTCCTATCGAAACTTGTTTCAGTAAATGAATGCCATGCGCAAGAGGGAGAATATCCATTATCCATTGGAACAATCGTGGCATAATTTCATATGGAATCGTTGCGCCCGAAAATAGAAGCATTGTAAAGTAAGCAACGGAACTCCATAAATTTGCAGATTTCTGATCAGGCACAATACTGCCAATGAATATTCCAATACTGTACATCGCACACACAACAAATGCATAAGTGAGCAGAAAGACTCCCCATGAACCTCTCATTTCATAATCAAATAATAAAGTATATACAATAGTAACGCCAATAAATGAAACAAATGCTGAAGATAATTGAATAACGACTTGTGCAAATAAAATATGCAAGGGGGATACAGGTGTTACTTGGAATCTTTTTAAAATTCCCCGGTGACGATAGTCAGCAATGGTAAGGGGTACACCCATCACGCCTGTCGCGAGTACTCCAATACAAATGACAGCAGGATAGGAGATTTCAAACATGGATGCTCCGCTAGTAGATACATCTTTACTCATGACATATCCAAAAAGAGTCGCCAAAGTGATCGGGAGTATGATCCCGAATATGAGTATATCCATGCCTTTCCAAACAAGCTTGCCCTCAATCTTTAGTAGTGTCCAAAATAATTTCATTCCCATTCCTCCTCACCCGCAAAATATAAATAAGCATTCTCTAATGTTGCTTGTCCGCTAAGAGTAATAATTTCTTGAACGGAACCAGAGGCGACTGTTTTCCCATCTTTTAAAATGATTAAATGATCGCAAAGAGCTTCTACTTCGTCCATATAATGAGAGGTGAGTACAATCGATAGACCTTTTTCTTTCATAGTCAACAGCTGCTTCCACAGCATCTTACGCGCTTTAGTATCAAGACCCGTTGTTAGTTCATCTAAAAAGACGAGCTGAGGATTGGGCAAAAGGGCCAACAAAACAGCTAAACGCTGCTTTTCACCACCTGATAGTAACTTTATTAACTGTTTTTTCTTTTCATACAATCCAAAGGTAAGAAGTAAAGGATCGATAGCTTGTGGTTTTTTGTATAAAGCACGCCATTGGATACACGCTTCTTCAATAGTTAAGCGATCTTGAAAATTCGTATCCTGGAATTGCACGCCAACTTTTTGAAACACTTCCTTTCGTTCTGTTATTGGCGATTTCCCAAGTATAACGAGCTCTTGAAAAACACTTTTCTCGATACCTAAAATCGCTGCAATACTCGAAGATTTCCCCGCTCCATTTGCACCTAGTAAACCAATCACCTTACCTTCGCCTAAATAAAAGCTTAAATTCTGGACAGCAATTTTATCTCCGTAGCGTACAGAGAGCTTATTTACGGATAAGACCATATCCCCACCTCATTTCAGATATTAGGTTTACACTATATCAAATGAAGTAAAGGCTGGTGTTATATTGGAGGGTTTGTTTTTTGGAAACAAAAACAGAGGAGGTCAGTTCATATTACGAACTAACCATCCTCTGTCAGATGATAATAATTTCTAAAATCCTACAACCTTATTTTTTCTTTTTAACACCACTTATCCTAGTCCCTTGAGGGATTGAAATAAACTGGCTCTTTGATACACCAATAAGCTGTGAAGTGTAAATACTTGAATGTCCGGAGAATAAGTAACTCACCACGCAAGCAATGAACATATAAATGGCACCTTCCGAACCAAACAGCTCGATCCCCATTAAAAAGCAAGCGATAGGCGTGCTAGTAGCTCCGCAGAAGACAGCAATAAAACCGAGCGCAGCCAAAAAGGGACCATACACATGTAATATTCCAGCCAAGGTATTGCCTAATGTGGCTCCAATCGCAAACAACGGAGTAACTTCACCACCCTGAAAGCCTGTCCCTAAAGTAAAGGCGGTAAAAATCAGCTTCCATAAAAAAGCGAACGGCGAGACTTCACCCTCAAATGAATCCTGTATTAATGGGATACCGAGACCCAGATAATCGCGGGACCCGACAATGAATACTAACGCAATGATTATTAATCCACCTATGGCACCTTTTAACATTGGATTGCTGATCATGGAGGTGAAGGTTCTTTTTAGAAAATGAGTCAGTTCACTAAAAAGAATACTCACGAGGCCAAAAATTACAGAGGCCAATACCACTTTTAGAATAATGGATAGACTTAAGGCGGGAAATTCATTCACTACATAATGAGTATGATGAACGCCCCACAAACGAGTGGTGACCAAATCACCAACAAAGCTAGCTACAAAACAAGGAAGTAATGCCTGTTGGCTAATGAGTCCTATGGTTACTACCTCTAAACCAAATAAGGTTCCGGCCAGCGGTGTTCCGAAAATAGAGCCAAAGCCTCCACTAATCCCGCACATTAACAGTATTTTGCGATCCAGCGGGCTGATTTTGATTAATTTTCCAAAGCACTCCGCGAGGCTTCCTCCCATTTGTACAGCTGTTCCCTCTCGTCCGGCAGATCCGCCAAACAAATGGGTTACCAGTGTTCCGAACAATACTAAAGGTGCCATGCGTAATGGAATAGTCTCTGTACCATCCTGGATTTGTTCAAAAATAAGATTATTTCCTTTAGCGCTGTTTTTCCCGTAACGCATATATAAGAAACTAACAAGTACGCCTCCAAGGGGCAGCAAGTAAAGCAGCCATGGATGCTCTAAACGTACATCTGTTACGTAGTCTAAGCTTTTTAGAAAGAAAGCCGAGGCAGTTCCCGATAAGAGTCCAACCACACTTCCGAGTACAATCCATTTAATAAATGTACTCCAGAGTGCAAAATGACTTCTTTTCTTAACGAATTCATACCATCGTGCAGACCATTGATTCATAAAGACAGCTCCCAAAGTCAGTATAAATTAGTCCCAACAACAAAACAGACTCCTACCAGTGAAGCTCACACTGGTAGGAGTCATTAGTCTCATGAGACGGTTGAGGCGAACTCCATCGCCTTGTTAGATATTATTCTTAGTCTTCAAACTCTACGTTGTGATAGACCTGCTGCACATCTTCCAAATCTTCTAAAGCATCAATTAATTTCTCGAACTGCGCTTGAGCATCTTCAGGAAGTGTTACATAGTTCTGTGGAAGCATGTTAAGCTCAGCAACTGTAAATTCAGTGATTCCTGCATTCTTGAATACTTCTTGTACGGCATGGAACTGATCAGGCTCAGCGTACACGATAACCGCTTCATCCTCTTCCAGTACATCACGTACATCAAGCTCAGCATCGAACATCATCTCGATCACTTCATCAGCAGTTTTACCTTCCACACCGATAACAGCCGTGGAGTCAAACATGTAGGCTACT
This window of the Paenibacillus sp. FSL R10-2734 genome carries:
- a CDS encoding ABC-F family ATP-binding cassette domain-containing protein, which translates into the protein MSLLEVSNLTHAFGDKVLYKQVSMDLYKGEHVGVVGQNGTGKSTLISILTGEVIPDEGMIKWQPNITIGHLDQYAAMDGNSTVHNYLRQAFSELYELERKMNDLYEECAVTGNELLLQKAADYQERLEALNYYSLESNISKMVTGLGINAIGIDRPIEQLSGGQRTKVILAKLLLEQPDVLLLDEPTNYLDTEHVNWLAEYLIAFNQAFIVVSHNYAFLDKISTSICDIEGETIKKYHGKYSDFVKQKEHLRESHIRQYHAQQKKIETTELFIRKNGAGVNSKIARGRQKQLDRLERIAAPTFVSKASIRFKELPCTSHVALKVDHLVVGYDKPLLPKLNFSIRGGQKLVIRGFNGIGKSTLLKTLVGEIQGITGRFKFAEQVKIGYFEQDLAWEDDTMTPIQVISAYDPKLTVKEIRRHLAQCVVKDNLVTQSIRTLSGGEQSKVKLCLLLLSEYNFLIMDEPTNHLDAETKDALQKALIQFNGTVILVSHEEQFYQGWVDRVLNIGDETRNKGVK
- a CDS encoding MerR family transcriptional regulator: MYSTKEIASLVNVHPNTVRIYEEWKYISLVPRTDNGYRVFSELHLFQLQIARTAFHCEIIQGHSRAKARAVVEASGKKDFKLAFKLAHDYLAHLEQEYQRALEAIQLVEQWLSGNESLSNQTYTRSEVTQLLNLSSEILRNWERNGLLTVPRLPNGYRMYTERELNRMKIIRSLRAAHYSMSAILRLFNTAERSKELNIKVILDTPGEYEDIVTVTDRLIHSLEEAIQKAKEVIQLLESKNNYNFPLLVDK
- a CDS encoding ABC transporter permease, whose amino-acid sequence is MKLFWTLLKIEGKLVWKGMDILIFGIILPITLATLFGYVMSKDVSTSGASMFEISYPAVICIGVLATGVMGVPLTIADYRHRGILKRFQVTPVSPLHILFAQVVIQLSSAFVSFIGVTIVYTLLFDYEMRGSWGVFLLTYAFVVCAMYSIGIFIGSIVPDQKSANLWSSVAYFTMLLFSGATIPYEIMPRLFQWIMDILPLAHGIHLLKQVSIGEPIQQIFISVIILGLCILMGLGGTIKFFKWK
- a CDS encoding ABC transporter ATP-binding protein, coding for MVLSVNKLSVRYGDKIAVQNLSFYLGEGKVIGLLGANGAGKSSSIAAILGIEKSVFQELVILGKSPITERKEVFQKVGVQFQDTNFQDRLTIEEACIQWRALYKKPQAIDPLLLTFGLYEKKKQLIKLLSGGEKQRLAVLLALLPNPQLVFLDELTTGLDTKARKMLWKQLLTMKEKGLSIVLTSHYMDEVEALCDHLIILKDGKTVASGSVQEIITLSGQATLENAYLYFAGEEEWE
- a CDS encoding voltage-gated chloride channel family protein — encoded protein: MNQWSARWYEFVKKRSHFALWSTFIKWIVLGSVVGLLSGTASAFFLKSLDYVTDVRLEHPWLLYLLPLGGVLVSFLYMRYGKNSAKGNNLIFEQIQDGTETIPLRMAPLVLFGTLVTHLFGGSAGREGTAVQMGGSLAECFGKLIKISPLDRKILLMCGISGGFGSIFGTPLAGTLFGLEVVTIGLISQQALLPCFVASFVGDLVTTRLWGVHHTHYVVNEFPALSLSIILKVVLASVIFGLVSILFSELTHFLKRTFTSMISNPMLKGAIGGLIIIALVFIVGSRDYLGLGIPLIQDSFEGEVSPFAFLWKLIFTAFTLGTGFQGGEVTPLFAIGATLGNTLAGILHVYGPFLAALGFIAVFCGATSTPIACFLMGIELFGSEGAIYMFIACVVSYLFSGHSSIYTSQLIGVSKSQFISIPQGTRISGVKKKK